TGTTCCGAAACCGCAGCTTTAAAGCCTACTGGTTTGAGACCGGCACGCCGACATTCTTAGTCGAGACGCTACTATCGCGCGGGATTGGTACACTGGATCTGGACAACATATTGGGCAGTGACGAACTGTTATCTACATTTGACGTTGACCACATCGCCACCGAAGCTCTGCTGTTCCAGACCGGGTATCTCACGATTATCCAAACCGAACCGCGCGGTAGCAGAACCTACTACCGCCTGAGCTACCCAAACCAGGAAGTGCGCCAGAGCCTGAACGAAAGTTTGCTCAACCATTTGACGGGAAGCCCCGCGCAACAGGCCGAGCACAGTGCCCGTCTATACGACCTGCTGCTGGTCAATGACTTCGCTGGCCTAAAAAACCTGTTCAAGGCGTTCTTCGCCAGCATCCCCTATCAGTGGCACACAAACAATGACATAGCGAACTACGAAGGCTACTACGCCAGCGTCTTCTACTCCTACTTCGCATCGGTGGGATTCGACATCGTTGTGGAAGACAGTGGCAGCGATGGGCGTCTGGACATGGCGGTTCGTTTCAACGACACTGTGTATCTGTTCGAGCTCAAGGTTGTGGAATTGGCACCGGAAGGGTCTGCAATGGCGCAATTGCAGGCAAAGGGATACGCGGACAAATACCGGGGTTTGGACCAGCCGATCCATCTGATCGGGGTAGAGTTCAGTAAGGATACCCGCAATATAACGGCCTTTGAGGTCATATCTGCATGAGAGGTGAGAAATTGGGAAATACTCAGTGTTGAAGAGTCTAAAGATGCGGTTAAAGTTATGCGGCGTGTTTGCCGCGCTTTGAA
This window of the Gemmatimonadota bacterium genome carries:
- a CDS encoding PD-(D/E)XK nuclease domain-containing protein, which encodes FRNRSFKAYWFETGTPTFLVETLLSRGIGTLDLDNILGSDELLSTFDVDHIATEALLFQTGYLTIIQTEPRGSRTYYRLSYPNQEVRQSLNESLLNHLTGSPAQQAEHSARLYDLLLVNDFAGLKNLFKAFFASIPYQWHTNNDIANYEGYYASVFYSYFASVGFDIVVEDSGSDGRLDMAVRFNDTVYLFELKVVELAPEGSAMAQLQAKGYADKYRGLDQPIHLIGVEFSKDTRNITAFEVISA